In Falco biarmicus isolate bFalBia1 chromosome 5, bFalBia1.pri, whole genome shotgun sequence, a single genomic region encodes these proteins:
- the LOC130150701 gene encoding glutamate receptor ionotropic, NMDA 2B-like — protein MGHLKVCILWFMSPQVGKWKEKKLQMKYYVWPRFELYPDSEEREDDHLSIVTLEEAPFVIVENVDPLSGTCMRNTVPCQKRIVTENKTDEEPDYMKKCCKGFCIDILKKISKSVKFTYDLYLVTNGKHGKKINGTWNGMIGEVVTKRAYMAVGSLTINEERSEVVDFSVPFIETGISVMVSRSNGTVSPSAFLEPFSADVWVMMFVMLLIISAVAVFVFEYFSPVGYNRCLADGREPGGPSFTIGKAIWLLWGLVFNNSVPVQNPKGTTSKIMVSVWAFFAVIFLASYTANLAAFMIQEEYVDQVSGLSDKKVMDPPNPPKQPFPQRGCSTLSFRLLGKSSAFCSHAIALAPSLNSTTALNWYSVAFLHALSISGMN, from the exons ATGGGGCACCTAAAAGTCTGTATTCTGTGGTTTATGTCTCCACAGGTggggaaatggaaggaaaaaaagttgcagATGAAGTATTATGTGTGGCCCCGCTTTGAGCTGTATCCCGACTCTGAGGAACGCGAGGATGATCACCTGAGTATCGTGACCTTGGAAGAGGCACCGTTCGTCATTGTGGAAAATGTGGACCCCCTAAGTGGCACATGCATGAGGAACACCGTCCCTTGCCAGAAACGCATAGTGACTGA GAACAAAACTGATGAGGAGCCAGATTACATGAAGAAATGTTGCAAGGGGTTCTGCATTGACATCCTCAAGAAAATCTCAAAGTCTGTCAAGTTCACCTATGACCTCTACTTGGTGACTAATGGCAAGCATGGGAAAAAGATCAATGGGACATGGAATGGAATGATTGGAGAG gtTGTCACCAAACGGGCCTATATGGCTGTAGGATCCCTCACCATTAATGAGGAGCGTTCAGAAGTAGTAGATTTCTCTGTGCCCTTCATTGAGACAGGAATCAGCGTCATGGTGTCACGTAGCAATGGAACTGTCTCACCTTCTGCCTTCTTAG aGCCTTTCAGTGCTGATGTATGGGTGATGATGTTTGTGATGCTGCTTATCATCTCTGCGGTGGCTGTCTTCGTCTTTGAGTACTTCAGCCCTGTGGGCTATAATCGGTGCCTTGCTGATGGCAGAG AGCCAGGAGGTCCCTCTTTCACCATTGGCAAAGCTATCTGGTTGCTGTGGGGGCTGGTGTTCAACAACTCTGTGCCAGTGCAGAATCCCAAGGGTACCACTAGCAAGATCATGGTGTCAGTGTGGGCCTTCTTCGCTGTCATCTTTCTGGCCAGCTACACTGCCAACCTGGCTGCCTTCATGATCCAAGAGGAATACGTGGACCAGGTGTCTGGCTTGAGCGACAAAAAGGTAATGGATCCACCCAACCCCCCAAAGCAGCCTTTTCCACAAAGAGGCTGCTCTACCCTCTCTTTTCGTTTATTGGGAAAGAGTTCAGCATTTTGCAGTCATGCCATAGCTTTAGCCCCCAGTTTAAATAGCACAACTGCGCTTAATTGGTATTCAGTTGCATTTTTACATGCTTTAAGCATTTCGGGGATGAATTAG